The following is a genomic window from Paralichthys olivaceus isolate ysfri-2021 chromosome 3, ASM2471397v2, whole genome shotgun sequence.
TGAGCTgccctgtaaaaaaacatttctgtttcactttaaCTGTTTACTTATGACGTAAAACGCATCAAAACAAAAGTGaatgaaacacagacactcagataaaaaaaaattattgcagattggaaaataaaaagacaagcGAAAACAGAATAGGACAGATAAAACATGACagtaaaaaatacagaacaaagCATTTATAAAAAGCTTCAGATGTGCCTCAGTTCAAAAGAAAAGCCTTCAATTGAAAGAACTGAAAGGTGTAGTTTACACTAAATGTTTTGTAGTTCTTAATTTTGGATAATATGCTCAGTGTAATGTATTTATCACAAAAATGTCATGCATTTATTCAATGAAGTGGTGAGTTCTAATTTTTTGAAAGATGTAATTAATGGCACAGAGAAAATGACCTCTACATTGATTGCCCTTGTCCAGTGGTTCCTAAACTTTCCACACGCCGGCCTCCAAAATAAATGCACCAGAGACTTATAACTCCTTGTATCCCAGGCTTTGGTTGAAGCACAAAAAGGAAGTAGttcataaacaaagaaaaaaattatcatCTTCATGCACATAGTGTTTCCTGTGGGGCTATAAAttgtcctgctgcagctgatgcTGTCACTAGTCTGTCTTAAGCACCTTAGAGGTTGTGTGGGGACAAAGAAAATCAGACAGATGATGCATTTTTAGACAGAATTTCttacttttaaacatttttagatATTTGGAAATCATCTCACCTtccctcacctcctcttttGGGAAGTGCTAGGAAGTACAGAATAAGTGACATCGGACACAACCTCTGAGTTCCCCCTCCCTGAGTTTGCCTATGcgtttgttgttgatgtgttttgttttctgcttgCCTGTCTGAATTCTTATTTATCCTCCTGTCTGCCTGAAAGCCAGCTTTTGTTCATTCAATGAAGTATCTCCACTGGGTCTCTGTGTTCCTGCATGTGTTGctaaaaaaagcaacaacacaaacaccttcCACTAGACTTAAAAACATCACAACTATTGTCAGATGGTactatttaacattttaatgacattGAACAAGGGTGTATAGTCCGTTCTCTTGTAAAGTGAAGATATGTATAAAATGTGTAAGATGTAAGGTGTGTAACACCTTTTATTACCATTCACATCAGGTATCAGTAACCACCCCATATTATGCGATAGCCATTACGATTCACTgtacaaaaaaaacccctcaGTAGCACATGAACCTCAAGCTATGTCTGGCATCAGAGAAATGTGAGAAATTCagttttgtgtgattttttttgttgtttatttaccAGCCGACGAACTTGAACGTTTGACCATATGTACGCACCATCTGCTTAGTGATTATTAAGCCTACAAGTGTGTTTGTTAGGAGATTGAAGCTTATCCCTCACTGACACCAAACTTTATCACAACTCAATGAGATGTCTAATGAGGAATACAGAATAAGTGGATGTCTGTGGACTTACATCTATATGTGTCACATAAGTTTTGCTTGATGACTCTAattcatagattttttttaaactataagAATGAATACAAAATTAATTGTCATTTTGTCAAGTATGCTGGTATGGAGTTATGGCAAGAATATTCTCGGTTCAAACCTGAAGGTCCACCCAAACCTGTTTGTCTGGAGTTTGCATgtcctccctgtgtctgtgtaggTTTTCTCCAGCTGTTCTGGACTTCTACTCCTACAGTCCAAAGACAAGCAGCTTGGGCTAACTGGATACTCTAAATGGTGCGTAAGTTTGAATGTAAGAATGGACGTTGCTCTTTGTATATTGGCCCTATGATAGACTGGATCAAAGTTTGCTTATTGAATTATGATGAAACTTCCATGGCGTGCACTTAATCTTCACAAACCTGTAACATGTGCCTTTTTTATGCTCTGTAACTTTTGCAATGTTACACGTGTCGTGGCTGATATGAATACATGGGAAAGACTCACAGACAAGCAGATTCAGTGAGGATATTTTATGATGGCATGAACAGGCCTACAGTCAGACTACTTATTTATTACAAGATACAAGGAGCAGACAACTGGTAAAATACACAGTACAAAAGCAGACATACATTATGTGAGTAGAGAAACTGGTGCAAGCAAGAAAACTGGAAACCACAcccagacaacacacacacacacacacacacacacacacacacacacactctctgacaTGGTTTAGGAGAAGTTAATAAGATTAGCCATttaggacagtgtgtgtgaaaagtCAAAAGTCAAGGTGAAATGGAATTTTGAATTAAAGTCAAGGCATTCCTGTGATGTTGTCTTGAATGTAAATACTTTTCTTGTAGTTTTCAAGACATCATACATCACCTACATTGAGTTATCAAAGCAATATTTGACTACCTATGTATTTACCTATGTACTTTTCAGATAATTCGGATAATGTTCACtaagacattttgtttgtgtctgtgcctcatCGAAATGTACACAGAATACTACCAGGGCCTACCAAGAAAAAGCATGCAATGCATtggtaaaatatgaaacatCTGCTCCAGTCTATGATCTGGGATGACTATGTGTTTTAAAGGTAcactgtgtagaatttagtgatatctagaggtgaagtttcatgttgcagctgaatacccatcatctcaccctccccttccaaacatgaaagagaacctgtggtgaacttcagttgtcacgaaaactcaaaaggtgtttagtttgtccagtttggacgagaGTAAAAAACATGCCGGCTTCCaaagagaggaccccctccatgtaaatatctTCATCTTTCGGCTGCTCCCTTTTCAAGGTCGCCACAGCGGatcatctgccaatatatccactacccctcctatttgtgatccgcatgtttgttttggcacaatTTTTACGCCGGATGCCCTTCCTGACGCAACCCTCACCATTTATCCGGGCTTGGGACCGGCACTAGAGCTACTCAAAAGTGTGTACCTAGTGGCTGGtttccctccatgtaaatataaagattttaaatataaaaggacCATtttatggtaaagaaaacaacagttcgtacaatttatatgaaacacaccagtgaaaacatcactagaattattttatattcaatttctgccaaagatccctttcacctcaatcttacacactgaatctttaagtgtttgtttttttcactttcttaacattgcaagatctttcttaacattttaaaaacatttcttgatCTTGCAGAGAATAATCCATGGATCTTGTTGAAAAATATTAGGCACATTTAGGAGAAGGATATTTATGAGGCTAAGCAATtcagtgcagatccaaataaaaatctagtaaaattaaatgtggttttgtaaTTGGACTAGTGGACCTTGGCAAAATGTGCCGTCTTAGTTCCCCTCTAGTTGAACTATAGAGCAGAAGGTTAGGGGACAAGTACCAGGAACAGAGAAACTAGTTcaataaatcagattttatttgtgtagcctatattcacagatcacaatttatctcatagggcttaattgtgacatcctctgtccttaaccctcaacaagaataaggaaaaaaacccaaaagcaATTAACaagggaaaaaacaaagaaaccgCAGAGAGcaccacatgtgagggatccctctaactgaaaacatcaacaaaataacagtatttacaacagtttgtaacataatggacAGTAAATCAATTGaagagttattgtcagtaatggtagagtatctgAGTAATcgttaaaattacatttttatgtcatcatcatcaaaaatagaaaaacaagaatTTTGTCCAAGAAACCCAGAAATATATGTGTCATTCTGGAGGAGTCAGGTGTGTGGTTGACTTTCGGGAGCTCTGGTCAGCAGGTGTTGTAACACCAGAGCAGTTTGCCAGTCCAGTCGTCAAGGGTTGTAGACAATAGATGGATCATTCTTATTGTAGACAATGACCAGAAATGTCATTCTATATGATTATGTCACAGATAATGGGCAAGACGAATtagaaaatatattgtttaataagATAAAACTTAAAATTGGATGTCTGATTTCCTCACAAAAGTGGGATTTTAAATCTGGATGGATCGTTTGTGTTCtgcaatgtaaaataaacaaaaccttTTTCCCTTGTAGctatatagtttatatacataaatataaaaaacacaatgtataaattgtattgtttttgccTCATGGAGCACATCGTATTGGCGCGGTCTGTCTTCAGTGAGAAAGGACAGACAGGGGACAATGAGGACACAGGACGaccagtgtctgtgtctcagctTTTTGAAAGCGGTCTGTCTCCTGAGCTCACCATTCTCCCATCATCCATTGCGAGTCAGGAAGCGTCCCCTGCTTTTGGCGCGGTCTTGATAGCGGCGTCGGCCATCTTGGAATCACAACCCTGCTTCATGCAACTGTCCGAGGCGTTGCATGGTCCTGCGACTCATTGAAAGACACCGTATCGTCATTTCGGGAGATACGCcgtttgtttgttctcattcAACGAAAACAGCGGATAAGCTTGTTTTCTATTTTCGCTTTTAGCGGTGAAGCAAACTCCGGATCATCGAAAGAACCATTATGGCGACTGCAACTCCAAGTCGTGAAGCTGGCCGGCCGGCGGCCTCTACTCCTCTCTCCCCGACCCGGATCTCTCGATTGCAGGAGAAACAGGACCTGCAGCACCTGAACGACAGACTCGCCGTCTACATCGACCGTGTCCGGTCCTTGGAGCTGGAGAATGACCGACTGATCGTCAAAGTGTCCGAGAAAGAGGAGGTGTCTACTCGAGAGGTGAGAGCGACCGGAGTAGAAAGTGTTCGCCCTGGTCCTCGCGCAGCTCCACGGCGTTAACAGTGACTGTATCTGAACAGCACCCCCACGTGCTGTTACCGACTCGAAGTAGCATAAACATGAAACGTGTAAAGTGACTGGAAGTTGTCTGGAGATGGTCTGTGTCCACAGTTACAcgctgcagtttcagtctagCTGCTGTGATACACAGCATCGATAACAGTGTCCGGCTCAGCGTGCTCGTGTGCACTCGGGGCCGGGAGTTTTCAGTGGGGGGGGTGGTTCGCGCCTGTTAACTTAAATAATAcctattgttttcattgtgtgctTAACCGTGAAATCAGCCACGTGGACTAGTGACATTAACTTTACTTTACGTGTTTTAGTAACTTCAACGACGAGCTTGATGTTGATAAAGTTAGGGAGTGTTGGAGTGCGCGCGCTGGCGCTCAGATGAGTAAAGATGAATTGAACCACGGCAGTAGGAGTGGCCGATTCCCCACATCTGTTTCAGTGTCAGTAGGTGATCCTACCTAAGTCTTTAAATCGTCAAAATACGGTTTTTTGTGCACACTTTCTCATTCTCATTTTATCTTGGTTCTTTGTTTCAgtacaaacttttattttcttgtgtatTTTACAATCTATAAGTACAGACAGCCCATCACTCTACAATGTAATTGTTGATAATTTCACCAACAAAATCAGAGTGGTTTTTCAACAGCCATCTTGGTCATAATTCAGCTTGTGGTCATTTAGCCTCTTTTGGCTTAAGAACGTGTGGCTTTGATATATCTATCTCTATGTATGTCAATGTTTGAAAACTGTTTCGAAACTGATGCAAGCTACTTTCAATGGAGAACTATGTCCTGCTTGGAAATTTGCTAAATCTCACCAGATGATACACTGGCATATTCATGACGTAATCATAATCATACTGTTATCCTTCCCTTTAAAgtgatagttcacccaaaaaggaaaatgtattcattatctactcaccactgtgctgatggAGTGGGGTTGTGTGACGTGTTTGAAACCATATAACAATTTTGGAGTTTCAGAGGTAAATGGCATTGCAgctaaatccaatacaattgacaTAAATAGCGACCACTTCTACAAACGTacagagacaacaacaaaaaatagcTCCATAcggctcctgtggtgtcatccaagtgtctgtaagccctggTGTTCAAATTTTACTCGAAATGGCATCATTGGCCCATATCTTTAGCCTAAATTCTACTGCAGTTGTCATGAGTATCATGTCTGATCTCGTCTCACGAGAACtgcagcagtaattaggaggATATCAGCTGACATTTAGGCTGAAAACAAACGAACTCGCTTCATAGTAGTCCTCTGGTTTCAACCATTTTGTTTGCTCTCCCTCTATTTGCTCAAGGGGAAAGCCTGACCTCAAGCTTGCAGGGCAACAGAAAGTAAAAGCTGAACCCTTCAAATAACAACCTGGCTCTTTTCCTGTGATTTAAGATTCTAAAGTTGTCACGTGTAGTATTCTCATTTCCTCTGACATGCTGGTGAAACAGCTGTGTTTTGATGCACTTAGGAAGTCAAAGCACAGCTTCTCTGTAGGAGAATCCTCTTCAGTTAAGATATAAGTTAATTGAGCCAGCAGAACTGGCAAATGTTCCTGAGCAACACATTGCTCCAGACATGATCTAGTTTCTTGTGCCAGTAAAGGTCCCACTGGAGAAAATAACTATCCAGAGTTGAGTGCCTAAGTCACATGGTTAGCACTGAGTTCTTTCTTTGCGTGGGAGAAACTGTTCCCTGAAATTTTAGGTCAAAACACAGATCGGGACCGATGGAAAATCCAACTCCATACCTTTTTGAGTGGCAGTATATAGCAAATTTATTGTTCATCATGCAAATGTGAATTCAACCAAACTGAACTTTTCATCCATAATAGCCATCaagtaattataatttttttgtccTCCTTCTCTGTAGGTTACAGGCCTGAAGGCTTTGTATGAGGCAGAGTTAGCTGATGCTCGACGTGTTCTCGACGACACTGCTAAAGAGAGAGCCAGGCTCCAAATAGACCTGGGCAAGGCTCAGGCTGACCTTGAAGAAGCCACGCGCAGGTAATATGATACAGTACAACTTATTGTCACACAGGTCACATTATTAGTGATCTGTCTGGAGACCAACCATGTCAGTATTTGGAAACAGGGTCATATTTTAGGCACAGTGTCCAGTTGAAGGTAATAactgtcttcttcctctgtctgtgtgatcTCCAGTGGCAAGAAGAAGGATGGTGATCTTGCTGCAGCAATGTCCAGGGCCAGTGGTTTGGAAGGCCAGCTTCACAAGAGTGAAGCAGCCCTCTCTACAGCTGTAAGCCAGAATGCAGCTCTGACTTCTGAGCTGGCTGATGTCAAGAGCCTGCTGGCTAAGGTATGTACTGCACTATGTactcaaaaacaaaagaggaaagaaagaaactagAAAGAGCCAAACAGAAATCATTGAGTGCTTTTACAGAGAGGTGGTGTGCATTTAAGAGGATCTAAAAATATAACTGACAAACTACTTGTCGTTGTTGGAGTTTTGATGATGTTCTACAAAATTCAGACGACATTAGAAATTTAGGACAAAACTCTTGTATTGCTTCTAATGCAACAACTCACATctacaaacaggaaaaaacatttaaatgtctcACTCTCTCATCAAAATgatgaaagtaaaatgaatacttttttttaatacttcTGTCAATGAATGAAACTAATCAGAAGACCTTACTGAGCtgcatttcaaaacacaagaaCATTCCAGATAAACACAAGCTAAAGATGTCCCTGTGTTCTTGTGTACATCTGTTTATGTGGTAGTCGTACGATTCTGACATGCGTCAAACTTATATACAGTTTGACACACCTGAGACCAGACTTCCATTAGAGCCATCCTGTACAgtgtgatatttatatatatataagggaTGTCACGATATCAAAAATGTAGTAGTTGATACCGATACCATGAAATTTCCACTATTCTCGATACAATGTCAAAACATTTTAGCAAAACAATAAATCCCATTCACTTCACACTCCtttctaaaaatatttgaacataCAAAAAAAGAGTCTAATGTTTTTAGAACTTTGGCATTGACTTGGTACCGAAGTGTTGGTTCCCTCACATAAATGTACTTGATTGTTGTTACCACACCTAATAAGGTTTACTTTTAATCAGTGTGGGGTTGTGACTCAGATTCCTCAAGATCAGTCGGCCAGTTAAACTTGATTTGATCTGTTcatgtgctttttatttcctACACCATTTAGGCAGAGGACAGCCATGCTGTTGCTAAGCGCCAGCTGGAGGCAGAGACACTGATGCGTGTAGACTCGGAGAACCGTTGTCAATCACTGAGTGAGGAGCTGGAGTTCAGGAAGAGCATGTTTGAAGAGGTAAGACGTGTTTGTAACTgccaaaccttttatttttcaaataattaATCCATATTAAATAACAGTCAATGCAAAAATCCtggtgagaagagaaaaaaatacttcacCATAACAATAATTACTGCCTGCTGTAGTTTTGATAGATCAGACCTGTGAAATGTCTGACACTCAGAATCTTTCCCAACGGCAGTCctatctttgtctttgttttcaggagGTGCGTGAATCACGGCGTCGGCAGGAGCAGAGAATCGTGGAGGTGGATTCTGGAGTCAGACAGGACTATGAGTTCAAACTGGCACAAGCTTTACAGGTATGTCGGGGGCTGAGTTtcgagctgcagcagtttgtggtAGGGTAATGTTGAAGTGTGATACCATGATCGTGGCCCTTTTGGAATATTATGAGAAATATTATCAGTGCATTAAACTTACTTAGTGAAAAATACCACTGAaattcctttaaaataaaaaaaatacattcaataaattcaatcaaatttgatttgtatagcccatattcaaaaattcaaatttgTCACATAGGCCTAAACAAGGTGCAACACCCATGACGAGTTTTACCGTCAATGAATCATTgttggaagaagagaaaagcgAGAGAAAGAATTGTATGGTGGCCGAGCAAATTATACGGTGGAAACAAATTCATCACTATGAGCtgttgattatataaaagaattGCAAAGAGTGCCGcacacagtcaggacatcagggttaaagtgaacAAAATGATCTGGAGTCATAATCCGTCATCATCGATCAACaactaaatacatgtgattatcagtttgtgtgtgaagagcgaCAGAGACAGGCAGAAACATACACTCCTGCAGCTTATAACGCAATGCTGTGTTTCAACACATTGTTGCAGATATTGTAAACTAATGAAAATGCAGCCATGTGCACTTACATAGAAAATTGTGCATGTGATACATGGAAATGCATCGAGAATCGTTAACTGCTAAATCGTAACTGAACCGTGAGGCTGGTGACACACAGCTATTGAAATaatgccacaatatcaacactgatcatcacataatgattgATACTGATTCTTGATAAGTTAAATCTTTCCTCAGAGCAGCGCGCACATTCATCAGCCTGTcacacgctctctctcttcctctctagctcacacacacacacacagtgtgatcgGACACATATTTAAACTCAGACAGGGTCCCTGAGTCCGTTGCCAGGTGGAATTCttaaataaaaccatgttgtTGGAGtggaaataatgcatttaatttttttccccaatgTCTGCATAGACCATTTACTGTATGGGATCTATGTTAGCAGTGAAATCAAAGCAGAAAGACTTTTACACAGTATACTGTTTATCATATGTTTTCCTAATATCCTGCAGCCCTAGTCCAAAGTTTTGCACGATTTAAGAATTAGCATTAATCAAGTTTGTGTGATTTCCACCAGGACCTAAGGAAACAACATGATGAACAAGTTTCTCTCTATAAGGAAGAACTGGAGCAAACATTCCAGGCCAAGGTGAGTaataattttataataatataattttcctTTATGTTTTGATGCTCTGACTCTCACACATAATCTGTCTTTGCCTTTCTTTAGTTGGAtaatgccaaagtgtcctcagAGATGAATGACAAGGCAGTGAGCACAGCcagggaggaggtgcaggagtCCCGTGTGAGAATAGAGAGCCTTGGATATCAGCTGAACGCCCTGCAGAAACAGGTACTGTCCACACATAACCTACACTACTGTATTTCAGCTGCAAGCAATACACTGCCAGTTTGCTTCACCAGTTGGGTATTATGCTGGTGgttgatatgtgtgtgtgcttgcaggTGGCTGCCTCAGAGGATCGTATCAGAGAG
Proteins encoded in this region:
- the lmnb2 gene encoding lamin-B2, with the translated sequence MATATPSREAGRPAASTPLSPTRISRLQEKQDLQHLNDRLAVYIDRVRSLELENDRLIVKVSEKEEVSTREVTGLKALYEAELADARRVLDDTAKERARLQIDLGKAQADLEEATRSGKKKDGDLAAAMSRASGLEGQLHKSEAALSTAVSQNAALTSELADVKSLLAKAEDSHAVAKRQLEAETLMRVDSENRCQSLSEELEFRKSMFEEEVRESRRRQEQRIVEVDSGVRQDYEFKLAQALQDLRKQHDEQVSLYKEELEQTFQAKLDNAKVSSEMNDKAVSTAREEVQESRVRIESLGYQLNALQKQVAASEDRIRELEEILSTERDKHRYAIETKEQEMSELRERMNAQLSEYQELLDVKLALDMEINAYRKLLEGEEHRLKLSPSPSARVTVSRLTGSSSSRSSKRKRGDAKEVPDMARGEEQLLVSEEATASGAVTISPTDMDGNAVTLTNDTEQDQPLGNWRLKRQVDDGEEIVYKFSPKFILKAGQSVTVWSADAGVAHSPPSDLLWKSQASWGTGDDILTSLINGDGEEVARRSVTKTQLDVENGEEEEEEAQTGKVSSRECAIM